Within the Lentisphaera araneosa HTCC2155 genome, the region GCGTGAGGAGATAGAGTACCATAACTAAGGCAAAATAGGCGATATCTTCGGTACGGGTATTTTTGGCGCCGTCTAAAATGAAAATTTTGTGGGCAACAAGTGTGTAACTTGTAGTAAAGGTGAAACTAGAAGCACGTAAAACAAAACCAAATCTTGGGCGATTGTCATTGATGTATTGACAGTTTTTTTGCGTCTTGTCTTCTAGTGTACGGAGTATCCCACCAGTGAGCTTGCGCAATGAAGATCGACAAGCGCCTGTCCAGCAAGCGAGAGCCAAAAGGCCGACTAAAATAAGCATTCCCATTAGGCAATAATCCTTGCATTCGGGAAGTGCTCTTTAATGAGTTTCATGGATTGGGCTTCTGCATCACGCATAGCTTTAATATCATCTTCTTGATGATCGTCGAAACCGCAGAGGTGAAGAATACCATGGGCTACATAAAGCAGGGCTTCATCATTAAAAGATGAGTCGTAAGTCTGAGCCTGGCTTTGTGCAGTTTCTAGGGAAATGAGTAATTCGCCGAGGACAAAGGGGTCGTCTTCGTCGGCAAACTCTTCTTCGTAATCATCGAGGTAATCGAAGCTAATGACATCCGTAGCTCCCTCGTGTTGAAGGAACTGAACGTTGACGGGTTCGATACCCGCGTCATCAGTGAAGCTTATGTTAAGTGAGCAGTGTTTTTTACTGAGACCCCAGTGATCACATAAATAAAGCGCAATGTCTTCTATGTGCTTGGTCTCAGCTAATGTGTATTTATCTGTATCAGACTGTATAGAGATGTTCATGATGTGGCCGAAACAAGTCGGCCGAGCTCCTTACTGGTCGATCGGTGCGTAGCTAGGAGCTTTCCAGTCAGGGTAAGACGCCTGAATGGCTTCAGCCCATGATTGTTCCATAGCTGGGAGGCCATGGCTAGCAATTTGTGGGTCATTTGCACAAGAAAAACTAAGTGCAGCTAAAAAGAACGTCGCGATAAGAGCTTTTGATTTCATTTGAACTTCCTTACTAAACCAGTTGCATTGTGACCACCAAAACCAAGGTTGATATTGAGGGCAACATCAACAGTGCACTCACGAGACTTATTGGGAACGTAATCAAGGTCACATTCCGGGTCTGGAGTCGTGTAGTTCATAGTGGGAGGGATTTTATCGTTTTTAACAGCAAGGGCACAAACAATAGTTTCCCAAGCGCCAGCAGTACCAAGACCGTGACCAGTCATTGATTTTGTACTAGAGATAGGAATGTTTGGAGCTTTGTCGCCAAAGACAGATTTAATCGCACGTGTTTCGAACTTATCATTCATCGGGGTTGAAGTTCCGTGTGCGTTGATGTAGCTCACTTCTGATGCATCAATTTTTGCGTGCTTCATAGCCATTGTGATCGCAGCAGCAGCACCTGAACCGTCGTCGGCAGGAGAAGTGATGTGATTAGCGTCGGCAGTTGCACCATAACCAATAAATTCAGCGATGATGTTAGCTCCACGAGCTTGAGCACTTTCGAGTGTTTCCATAACGAGGATACCAGCACCTTCACCCATCACAAAACCGTCACGGTCTTTATCGAATGGGCGACTTGCACCT harbors:
- the ybeY gene encoding rRNA maturation RNase YbeY yields the protein MNISIQSDTDKYTLAETKHIEDIALYLCDHWGLSKKHCSLNISFTDDAGIEPVNVQFLQHEGATDVISFDYLDDYEEEFADEDDPFVLGELLISLETAQSQAQTYDSSFNDEALLYVAHGILHLCGFDDHQEDDIKAMRDAEAQSMKLIKEHFPNARIIA